catcactGTGAAACTTACTTCGGTGcaaatcaaaatttcgaaatttccagaacagaaacgagcgaaccattgtagtgctacacgaactgatacagcatcgtcttcgtgaacttcataaatttcattggtggtttgcgtggcattcttccctttttaatacaaaaatttcaaaatatggcgaatttcttcattattttcactcatttttgaacagctgtaatcttttttaacttcccagaatttaattttttggttaaatgaagcttaaaatctcacctttccaacactatatggtatgatacaatgtgattggtagcactggagatatacgatggcaacgacatctattgacaaaatacgaaaaaagtttttcgactacccaatttaTTGTTTAGTTATAAgtttaaaaactaattatccaaatttaaaaatacatccCGCTATTATTTGCCTGATATTTAATACTTTActgtttcaaatatttcagattttccATAAACTTCGCGAATGAGGCCAACGAGGATCCACAATCGGTCACATATCGCTTCAATTGGGACCTGGCTCATCAAAAGCTTATTGAGGATAATAAAGAGGACGACGAATGGAAGAACAGAAAAGAAACTGAATTTGATACATTTGATGGTCGGTTCAAAAATAAAGCTATTAACGATAGTATAAGCAACCGCTTTATCGACAATAACACAATAGCAGACACTACTGACACATTTCCACATTCATATTCTCTTTTAGGGCCGGAATTCGCCCTAGAATTCGCATTCCAAGATGACGGCATCTATGTGTACTTGGTATCCGAAGATGGCCGAAATCTTGTCACACATTATGAACCCCAGATCGATTTGCAATTCATCGAATCGGTACAAGTGTGTGGCGATGTGGAAAAAGTCACACAATTAACATTCTCTTACAATTA
The sequence above is drawn from the Bactrocera tryoni isolate S06 chromosome 1, CSIRO_BtryS06_freeze2, whole genome shotgun sequence genome and encodes:
- the LOC120782841 gene encoding uncharacterized protein LOC120782841 isoform X2, whose translation is MSSTKFIAILPQPTQPGDKIQISGRISEHAEEFSINFANEANEDPQSVTYRFNWDLAHQKLIEDNKEDDEWKNRKETEFDTFDGPEFALEFAFQDDGIYVYLVSEDGRNLVTHYEPQIDLQFIESVQVCGDVEKVTQLTFSYN
- the LOC120782841 gene encoding uncharacterized protein LOC120782841 isoform X1, translated to MSSTKFIAILPQPTQPGDKIQISGRISEHAEEFSINFANEANEDPQSVTYRFNWDLAHQKLIEDNKEDDEWKNRKETEFDTFDGRFKNKAINDSISNRFIDNNTIADTTDTFPHSYSLLGPEFALEFAFQDDGIYVYLVSEDGRNLVTHYEPQIDLQFIESVQVCGDVEKVTQLTFSYN